TAACTCTTCTTCACAGGTAAGTAACAATATATGTTTCTGATTGTTCTATAATACGTGATATATAATCATATGATAAATAGTTGAACGAACATGTGACTGAACTTTTCAAAATTAAAAAACATATGATTGAACAAATACTTGGGAGTATAGTTACGTATGTTATTTTCAAAACAATTGGATATCATGATATACGAAATAGTATATAATATTTATCGGTAATCACATAATATGTTATTTTCTTTTTCACGATATTTTATCATACCTGTTTGCGTTTATCAATTTACAAATGATGTTCCATAAGAAAAGTATATTTTAACTTTCACAATTGATTTTCACCGTAGAATACAAACTCTAGATATGATTATGAATGATAAAACTATATTTTGTTAGATCTCAGTGTTCTTTCTAGGAGGAAAAGAAAAAGAAATGAAAACACCAATCCTAAACCCTAACTGTTTATTTTCTTTGGTTACTTCTTTTTCCAGATTGTCCCTCCTTCTTCAGTTACCATTATTGGGCCTCCAGAGATGGTGGAAAATTACGGTGGCGATCATGCAACAATGATGATATCCAACAACGGTCTTCCTCATCAGCGGATGGACGCTGATCAGGCTCCTGAAGATCCCAACATTGGTTATGTTCTAAATGTCGAACCTTCATCTCCAAAAAGAAGGTCCCAAGTTAACATCGTATAATCAACTATAGTATAATAAACTCAATATTTTTATTAAATTAACCTAAATTACACAATTCTCTCGCAGGGAAGATGACGTATCAAACATGATTGGAGCCATAAGAACGGGCAGATACAATGAAGGGGTCAAAATTCAAATGGAAAGTGAAGAAAACAATCTTGACGATGGTTATAGCTGGAAAAAATATGGTCAGAAACTCATCAGGGGGAACCCAAATGCGAGGTTGTATAATATTTGTTTCACCAAGAGGCTTGCTTACTCCGAAATTAGTCTCACGCTTTGGGCAAAACCTAGATATTCGATGCTTAATCTAAATATGTATATTTTTATTTTGGTATAAATGGTTTTCATTTATTTTGGTATAAATGGTTTTCACAGGAGTTACTACAAATGCACATTCGTTGGGTGCAACGTGAAGAAGCATGTGGAGAGAAGAGCAGACAATGTGAAGTCATTGGTGATTACATACTATGGGAATCATGAGCACGCTGCACCAGTTCACCGCAGAAAGTGTTACCTTCTAAAGAAGCGGCCAGGTTCTTCAATGTCTCAAGATGCTAGCAATAAAACCCCTCGGTTAGGCAGGCCACCTTCTTCCTCTTCGGCCTTTCAGGTTTTCTCTCCTTCGTTCGAGCCACACCTTGATATGACACAAATCAATATGACTGGACTCTCTAAACTGCCGAGTTTACCAGCCAACCAGAATGATGAACCGAAGATTGATCGTGCCTACCCGATGGTACATAGGTATACATGGGGATAAGGGATCGTCTATTTCTTATCCTTTGTGTCAACCTTTAGATGGTAAAACCATAACCAAAAAATGATGTAAACCCTTTTTATATCCTTAGTGATATACAATAATGTACAAGATATACAGTCTTGTAGTCATCCCTTTCATTATGATTTTTAATGCATATTATCTTTAAGTTGGCCTATTTAATTTCCAACAGTCAGATGGTTAATTCAGACAAACAAATTATAATTTCGCATTTCTTTTTGTGTTTTTGTAGTTTTTTTTTTGTTTTTTAAATAATCCTTCATGCCTTTGTGTTTCGTTAACTTATGTGTATGGTTAGGTTGAAGGTCTAGTTTTTAATTTAAACCGATCGTTAGTGACTCGGTCCAGGCGGCAAGGATAAGACTAAATCGTGTCAACAGCACAGATGGATTGTACCAATCATATTGTGTGCTGATTCATATTATACTTCATTAATAGAGTCGTATGTAACATGCCTGATTATATATATCCATCTTCCTTGAAGTCAAGCCATTAAGTATTTGGGATTAGCTTTGATTTTTTTTCTTTACAAGAAGTGTGTGAAGTCTTAAGTTTCAAGCCATTGACTTGCTGAGGCATTGATCCGAATAAGCGAGAGGAAGTGTGAAATTGAATTGGGTTTAATATTCTTGTTATGCTTTGCAGTACTTAGTTATATTTTCCTTGCCAGAAACTCTCAAATTTCTATGGTTACAGCCACTACTTGAGTCTGAGGCATTCTCCTCACTAACAGATTCAAAGTGGCTGGATATAACTCAAATACATTTAGGGTGTGACCGGTGACCAAGGGAATGAGGAGGAACACTATGTTACTTAACATTCCTTAAGCTTTTTACCATTCATGAGGAATATGTTTTCCTTTTCATTCCTTTTCATTCCTTTATTTGTAGAGAATTATAGAACAAATCAATTTCTCATTAATTTTGATAAGGAACCATCATTCCTCATCATTTCTAAAATTTTATTCCTACTCATTCCTTTCCTATCCGTTCCTATTGTTCCCATGATGGTTACCAGTCACACCCTTAATGTTTTTTCGTTTCTTATCTATCAAGACATTAATTGTCTATATATATAATGGATCATATTATTAAAGAAAATGAATCATTTTGAAGAAAATTTGTTGTTGTTGATTTCTTGTCATATATATATATTGTGTTTCTTTCCTTGTGTCTCTCTATTTGTATATTGTATTAGTCTAATAGGTTTGATATGTATTACATTTGAATTCCTTGTATTATAACCAGAGCCAGCATGAACCCATTGGGTTGAAACATTTTAATGAGACTCTATCATATTTAACAGTCCCAAATTGTTGCAAAACATTATATTTATATATTAATTTGTAGAAATAATGAATTAACATGATATATAAGAGAAAAAAAAAATTTAATTTGAAAATTTTATAATTAATAAACTATTCAATAGATAAAATTTAGTAATATGTAAAATTAAAAGATTCAAAGTTAAATATATTTTTGTCTTCTTATTTTGTTTTGTTTAGTTATAATTTGGATAGGACCCATATTTTCATGCCCATTTTTTCTTCTTCTTATTTTGTTTTGTTTAGGTATAATTTGGAGGGGACCCATATTTTCATGCCCGGGCTCTGTTTATTACTTAACTTTTAATGAACCCATATTACAAACAACTTTTGTGAAGAAAGGAAAATCAATGCAGAAGTGAAATAAAAGAAGAGTATTTAGTAGAGGTGTCAAATGGGCG
The DNA window shown above is from Brassica oleracea var. oleracea cultivar TO1000 chromosome C3, BOL, whole genome shotgun sequence and carries:
- the LOC106331229 gene encoding probable WRKY transcription factor 10, with amino-acid sequence MFSNSSSQIVPPSSVTIIGPPEMVENYGGDHATMMISNNGLPHQRMDADQAPEDPNIGYVLNVEPSSPKRREDDVSNMIGAIRTGRYNEGVKIQMESEENNLDDGYSWKKYGQKLIRGNPNARSYYKCTFVGCNVKKHVERRADNVKSLVITYYGNHEHAAPVHRRKCYLLKKRPGSSMSQDASNKTPRLGRPPSSSSAFQVFSPSFEPHLDMTQINMTGLSKLPSLPANQNDEPKIDRAYPMVHRYTWG